The genomic interval TCTATAAAATTTATGATAGATCTTCTAAGTACATTTTCAAATGAAAAACTTTTTCTAAAGAAAAAAAAAAATATACTTAATATTTATTCAAAGCATGGGGTTTATGAAATCCCTACTTTCTTCGATCAAAATCATAATAATATCTATTCACTATGTAGATATTCTTTTGTAAAAATTTCTTTACTTTCAAATGTTCTTTTAAAAATATTAAATAAAACTTTATTTCATATTGTTGACGAAGAATTGAACCCTATATTAAATGGAGTATTTTTTCAATTTTTTACCAATGAGGCAAATTTTGTAGCTACAGATACTTATAAACTAGTTAAATATACTATAAAGAATTTTAAAACAAATAGAAATATACAATTTACTGTATCTCGAAAACATCTTAATATAGTTCAGGAAATTTTAAAAAACGAAAAAAAAAATAATATGATTTTTCTCTTAATTTTCAATAAGAATATTCTTTTTCATTTCAAAAATCATATTTTATCCTGTCAACTAATTAATGAAAAATATCCAGATTATCATTCTATTATTCAGAATAATAAATGCCATATATCTCTTATTATTAATAAATTATTATTGTTAAATACTATTAAAAGAATTTCTATCTTTTCTAAAAACAAAAAAAATTTTATTGATTTCCATTTTAATCATAATGAATTAAAAATTTGTGATCAAAATGCGATTGATATTCATTATTCTATTTCAAAAATAGAGTGTAAAGTTGTTTTTAATAATCTTAAAAATATGAAAATAGGTTTTAATTCTCAATTTTTAATTGAAA from Blattabacterium cuenoti carries:
- a CDS encoding DNA polymerase III subunit beta — its product is MYFSVLNYFLLRKLHTLYKIININNLSNLITFEVSKKNKLRIIWGLDSKNLIFTYVKICIKKYTKEKVTVSIKFMIDLLSTFSNEKLFLKKKKNILNIYSKHGVYEIPTFFDQNHNNIYSLCRYSFVKISLLSNVLLKILNKTLFHIVDEELNPILNGVFFQFFTNEANFVATDTYKLVKYTIKNFKTNRNIQFTVSRKHLNIVQEILKNEKKNNMIFLLIFNKNILFHFKNHILSCQLINEKYPDYHSIIQNNKCHISLIINKLLLLNTIKRISIFSKNKKNFIDFHFNHNELKICDQNAIDIHYSISKIECKVVFNNLKNMKIGFNSQFLIEILSSLNEDFVYFELYHKMVVLRPLYKKKKEESIFILIMSTIKI